The nucleotide sequence CATGGCGCACGTGGTGCTGCCGGACTCGCGGGCCGCGGCGGCGGGCACGCCCGGCAAGTTCGCCGACACCGCGGTTCCCGCGCTGATCGACGCCCTGTGTGCGGCCGGCGCCGCGCGTCGGACACTCGTGGCGGTGGTGGTCGGCGGCGCCCAGTTGTTCGCGTTCGCGGGGACGGGCCCGCGCCTCGACGTGGGCGATCGGAACGCGACGGCCGTCCTGGACGCGCTCCGGCGGGCAGCCCTGCCGGTCGTAGCTCGTGATCTGGGCGGAGCGATCGGGCGGACCGTGCATCTCCACGCTGGGAGCGGGCTGGTGCGCGTGCGGACGGTGGGAGGGCTGCCGCGCACCCTGGCCGTCCTTGGCGAGGCTCGCG is from Chthonomonadales bacterium and encodes:
- a CDS encoding chemotaxis protein CheD yields the protein MAEIRLACEAGATLMALGLGSCVAVCAFDRGARLAGMAHVVLPDSRAAAAGTPGKFADTAVPALIDALCAAGAARRTLVAVVVGGAQLFAFAGTGPRLDVGDRNATAVLDALRRAALPVVARDLGGAIGRTVHLHAGSGLVRVRTVGGLPRTLAVLGEARAARVQLAA